ACGGCCTCGGACGCGGCCATCGCGATGGAGCTCGGGTGCGACGGGGTGCTCATGAACAGCGCCATCGCCGGGGCCTCGGACCCGGTGCGCATGGCCGGCGCCATGCGTGCCGCGGTGCAGGCCGGGCGCAACGCCTTCCTCGCCGGGCGCATGCCCAAGCGCCTGTATTCGGGCAGCCCGAGCTCGCCCCTGGGCGGGGTCATCGGTTCGCCCCGGTGAGTTGTCTTTCATGCATCGACGGGCCGCTTCGGCGGCCCGTTTCATCAACAACGAATGAATCTGGACATACGAATGATTAGGAGAGCAGGGCATGACGTCTGAATCCATCCTCGACTGTGACATGCTGGTCCTCGGCGCCGGGCCGGGCGGCTATTCCGCAGCCTTCCGCGCCGCCGACCTGGGGATGAAGACCGTGCTCGTCGAGCGCTACGCCACCCTCGGCGGCGTGTGCCTCAACGTCGGCTGCATTCCCTCCAAGGCCCTGCTGCATGTGGCCAGCGTGATGGAGGAGGTCGCCCACTTCGAGGATCTCGGGGTGAGTTACGACGATCCCGAGATCGACGTCGCCCGTCTGCTCGCCCACAAGAACAAGGTGGTCGGCAAGCTCACCGGCGGCCTCGCCGCCATGGCGCAGATGCGCAAGGTGGAGGTGGTGCGCGGTGTGGGCAGCTTCGTCGACGCCCATCAACTGCAGGTCGAAGTGACCGCCGGTGACGGCCAGGCGAAGACCGGCGCCACGCGCACCGTGCGTTTCAAGCAGTGCATCATCGCCGCCGGCAGCGCGGCGGTGCATCTGCCCTTCCTGCCCGAGGACGAACGCATCGTCGATTCCACCGGTGCGCTCGAACTGCGCCAGGTGCCCGGGCGCCTGCTGGTGATCGGCGGCGGCATCATCGGCCTCGAGATGGCCACCGTGTATTCCGCCCTCGGCGCACGGGTGGACGTGGTCGAGATGCTCGATGGCCTCATGCAGGGGCCCGACCGCGATCTGGTCAAGGTGTGGGAGAAGCAGAACGCGCACCGCTTCGGCCTGGTCATGACCGGCACCCGCACGGTGGCGGTCGATGCCCGCGACGACGGTCTGCATGTGAGCTTCGAGGGCAAGAAGGCGCCCGCCGAGCCGCAGCGCTACGACATGATCCTGCAATCGGCCGGGCGCACGCCCAACGGCCACAAGATCGCCGCCGCCAAGGCCGGCGTCGAGGTGACCGAGCGCGGCTTCATTCCGGTGGACGCGCAGATGCGCACCAACGTGCCGCACATCTTCGCCATCGGCGACATCGTCGGTCAGCCCATGCTCGCCCACAAGGCGGTGCATGAAGCCCATGTGGCGGCCGAGGTGGCGGCCGGCGAAGAGCGGCGCTTCGACGCCACGGTCATCCCCAGCGTCGCCTATACCCACCCCGAGGTGGCCTGGGTGGGCATGACCGAGGCCCAGGCCAAGGCCGAGGGCAAGAAGGTGAGCGCCGCCAAGTTCCCCTGGGCCGCCAGCGGCCGCGCCATCGCCAATGGCGTGGACTACGGCTTCACCAAGCTCATCTTCGATGAGCAGACCCACCGCTGCATCGGCGGCGCGATGGTCGGCCCCAACGCCGGCGACATGATCGGCGAGGTAGTGCTCGCCATCGAGATGGGCGCGCAGGCGGCCGACATCGGCCGCAGCATCCACCCGCATCCGACCCTGGGCGAATCCATCGGCATGGCGGCCGAGGTGTTCGAAGGCGTGTGCACCGATTTGCCGGCGATGCGGCGCAAACGATAGGCCGACGCCACCCCCAACCCCCATCCCCCACAGGAGACATCACCATGGATCAGATCGAACCGGTATTCACCGCCACCGCCACCGCCCGCGGCGGCCGCAACGGACAGGCCGAGACCGCCGACGGCAGCTTCGGCGTGCGCCTGTCCGTACCCAAGGCCATGGGTGGCCCCGGCGCCTCGGGCGCGGTCACCCCGGAAGACCTCTTCGCCGCCGGCTATGCCGCCTGCTTCGGCGGTGCCATCGACTTCGTTGCCCAGCAGCGCGGCCAGGACGCCTCGCAGGTGGCGGTCACCTGCGCCGTGTCCATCGGCGGTCGCGACAAGGGCGGCTTCGGGCTGGAGGTGAAATTCCGCGTCGAGGACAGTCAGCTGGCCCAGGCGGACCTGGAGGCGCTGGTGAAGGCCGCGCACGAGGAGATCTGCCCGTATTCGCATGCCACGCGCAACAATGTGCCGATCGCGTTCGAGGTGGTGGGGCGCTGAGAGGCGCGTTGCGCCGCTGAAAACGGGCCGCGCTTGCGGCCCGTCTGTTTTCAGCGCAGCCGTCGCGAACGCTTGCCTTCCGGTGTGGTCCCTGTGTTCAGGGGCGCACCGGGCGCCGAACCGTTCGCAGGAGGCACGCCATGGCTCGCATTTTCGTGACCGGCTCGGCACAGGGATTGGGGCGAGGCGCCGCGCAGGCGCTGCTCGATGACGGGCATCAGGTGGTCATTCATGTACGCGCGGAGGCGCGCCGGCGCGCGGTGCTCGATCTGGCCGAGCAGGGCGCCGCGGTGGTGGTCGGCGATCTGGCCGATCCCGAGCAGACCCGCCAGGTGGCCGATCAGGTGCGGCACATCGGGCCGATGGACGCGGTCATCCACAATGCCGGCGTGGGTTCGGGCGCTTCGGTGCTGCCGGTCAATGTGATCGCGCCCTACCGGCTGTGTGCGCTCATCCCGGTGCCGCAGCGGCTCGTGTTCCTGAGCAGCAGCATGCATCTGGGCGGGCATCCCGTGCTCGAAGGCCTGGACTGGAGCGGCCGCCGCGTCACCGCGTCATATTCCGACAGCAAGCTCTTCGTCACCGTGCTCGCCGCGGCGCTGGCACGACGCTGGCCGGGCGTGCTCGTGCACGCGGTCGATCCCGGCTGGGTGCCGACGCGCATGGGCGGAGCGAATGCGCCCGACGATCTGCGCCTGGGGCATCTGACCCAGACCTGGCTGGCGACCAGCCGCGACGGGGCGGTGCGTGAGTCCGGCGGCTACTGGCACCACCAGCGTCGCGTGGCACCGCATCCGGCGGTGCTCGATGTCGCCTTCCAGGAGGCCTTGCTCGACATGCTCGCCCAGGTCACGGGGACGCCGTTGCCCGACCCGGCCGTCGCATAAGGGCCCGGCTCAGCCGCCCGTGGCCGTCAGCGTCATCAGCGCGTCGGCATACCACGCGCAGTTCAGCCCCAGTGCTTCGTCGAGCACCAGATCGCGGGTGCCCACGTCCAGGCGCGCCGAATGGACGCCGAGGAGCAGCCAGGGCAGGTCGAATGCGGGCGCGCCCGCATCCGCGCAGCGCAGCACGACCGGCGCGCCGCTCGTGCCCCGGTGGGTCCGTGCGTCGGTGAGGAAGTAGCCCTGGCCCTGGAAACGCAGCCCGAAGGACGAGGCGATCACCGCCTGACGGACGACGGGAAGATGGTGCAGGTTGTCCTGGAATCCGAGGGGGAAGCCCACTACCAGGACGGCGCTGCCGACCTCGATCGCCTCGAAATGCTGCGGCAGGTGCGCGGGCGTGAAGGCCCGGTACACCGCGTCCCGGGGAAAGGCGTCCCGACTGACCTCGAGCACCGCGATGTCCACCTCTCCGGCGGTGTCGACGCAGGTGCGCCACAGGCTCTGGCCGTTGGCGAACAACGGCAGCGAGAAGCCGGTCGCTAGGGACAGGTGCGCTTCGCCCACGAGCAGGTCGATGACCAGGCGATCGGGGTGATGGTGATGGTCCGGGTCGAACACCACATGCCGGCTGGTCACGAGAAAGAGCCGATCGTCGCGCGCGAAGAAGAAACCGGTCGCGTTGGTGAGCGCCTGGAGGCCCAGAAAGGTCTGGATCCTGACGGTCGTCAGCAAGATCGATTCGACGTTCATGGCTCAATCGCCTGTGGTGGCCGCGCGCTCAGGACGGAACGCGGGTAGGGGCGCAGAATGCAAAAACGGGATGAGAGCGATCTCATCCCGTCTGTCGAGCACATCGCCCCTCGCGAGAGGGGCGCCGGCGATTACTCAGCCGTGATGTTGCTCGCTTGCTTGCCCTTGGGGCCGGTCGTCACGTCGAACGACACCTTCTGGCCTTCGGTCAGGGTGCGGAAACCCTTGGACTGAATTGCCGAGAAGTGCGCGAACAGATCTTCGCCGCCTTCGTCCGGGGTGATGAAACCGAATCCCTTGGATTCGTTGAACCATTTGACAGTACCAGTGGCCATGTCTTGAAACTCCGTAAATGTCACAGGGCCGAGCCCCGAAAAAAGGGCGAGATCAAGACGGCGAGTACGAATGGGGTGTTGATACGGCGCAGAAGTGCGGGAACACAACCGACAAAAGGACTTGACTGCTTAAAATCGCTGGTAGTTAGAGTACACCGCAATGGCAGCCGCTGCAAATGAAATCTTTCGCCGGTCGAGCCGTCGGCGGCGTGATGCAGTGCGGCCGCATACGAAACGTTTCAGGCCTTGGACAGGATGCGCTCGGTCTGCTTGACGATCTCGGCGGCGGTGGCCCTGTCCTTGAGCACGCCATTGTTGGCGATGACGCGCATGCGTGTGGTGCGCGGGGTGAGCGGTTCGAGCAGCACTTCGATGTCGCGGTCCTTGGCGCTGGCGGTGATGACGCGCTCGCCTTCCGAGTTGGTTTTCCGCGCCACGACGTGGATGGCCATGTTGTGCATGGCGATGACGCTGCCCCGTTCCACCTTTCGGAGGGGGGCGGTGAAGGTCTTGTAGATGATACCGCTCAGGGTATGAGAAACCCCGACGCCGGCACCCATGGACAGCGCCGTCAGCGAGATGGGATCGCATCCGGTGAGTAGCAAGGTCATCGCCACCAGCGATCCGTACTTGAAGCCGAAACGTCGCGACATCCTGCCATCTCCTCTCGGTCACCCGCCCGCGCGGCCAGCCGGCACCGTTGTCTTCGGCCGACAATGGCCGATGTCATATCTTTACGGTCCGGGAGTGACATTTCTGAAGGGCGACGCTGGTCACCGGTGAGGGCGGATTCCGATGCCCGGCATTTCCGGCGTGGTCGATGACGCCGAGGAACGGGCCGCAATCGCGGCCCTTTCCTCATGCCAAGAGATGATGTGTCCTCACAGTTTCCGATAGATTTCGGCACCGGCCTTGACGAACTCGACGGCCTTCTCCTCCATGCCCCTGGAGAGGGCCTCGGACTCGCCGATGCCCTGCTTGGCGGCGAAGTCGCGCACCTCCTGGGTGATCTTCATGGAGCAGAAGTGCGGCCCGCACATGGAGCAGAAGTGGGCGACCTTGGCGCTCTCCTTGGGCAGGGTCTCGTCATGGAACTCGCGCGCCTTGTCCGGATCGAGGCCCAGGTTGAACTGATCCTCCCAGCGGAACTCGTAACGCGCCTTGCTGAGCGCGTTGTCGCGGATCTGCGCCCCCGGATGGCCCTTGGCCAGATCCGCCGCATGGGCCGCCAGCTTGTAGGTGATGATCCCTTCCTTCACATCATCCTTGTCCGGCAGGCCCAGGTGCTCCTTCGGGGTCACGTAGCACAGCATCGCGGTGCCGTACCAGCCGATGTTGGCCGCGCCGATGCCGCTGGTGATGTGATCGTAGCCCGGGGCGATGTCGGTGGTCAGCGGGCCCAGGGTGTAGAAGGGCGCCTCCTTGCAGTATTCGAGCTGCAGATCCATGTTCTCCTTGATCAGGTGCATGGGCACATGACCCGGCCCCTCGATCATCACCTGCACATCATGCTTCCAGGCGATGTCGGTCAGCTCCCCGAGGGTGCGCAGCTCGCCGAGCTGGGCCTCGTCGTTGGCA
The nucleotide sequence above comes from Nitrogeniibacter mangrovi. Encoded proteins:
- the lpdA gene encoding dihydrolipoyl dehydrogenase, with product MTSESILDCDMLVLGAGPGGYSAAFRAADLGMKTVLVERYATLGGVCLNVGCIPSKALLHVASVMEEVAHFEDLGVSYDDPEIDVARLLAHKNKVVGKLTGGLAAMAQMRKVEVVRGVGSFVDAHQLQVEVTAGDGQAKTGATRTVRFKQCIIAAGSAAVHLPFLPEDERIVDSTGALELRQVPGRLLVIGGGIIGLEMATVYSALGARVDVVEMLDGLMQGPDRDLVKVWEKQNAHRFGLVMTGTRTVAVDARDDGLHVSFEGKKAPAEPQRYDMILQSAGRTPNGHKIAAAKAGVEVTERGFIPVDAQMRTNVPHIFAIGDIVGQPMLAHKAVHEAHVAAEVAAGEERRFDATVIPSVAYTHPEVAWVGMTEAQAKAEGKKVSAAKFPWAASGRAIANGVDYGFTKLIFDEQTHRCIGGAMVGPNAGDMIGEVVLAIEMGAQAADIGRSIHPHPTLGESIGMAAEVFEGVCTDLPAMRRKR
- a CDS encoding Ohr family peroxiredoxin; translation: MDQIEPVFTATATARGGRNGQAETADGSFGVRLSVPKAMGGPGASGAVTPEDLFAAGYAACFGGAIDFVAQQRGQDASQVAVTCAVSIGGRDKGGFGLEVKFRVEDSQLAQADLEALVKAAHEEICPYSHATRNNVPIAFEVVGR
- a CDS encoding SDR family NAD(P)-dependent oxidoreductase yields the protein MARIFVTGSAQGLGRGAAQALLDDGHQVVIHVRAEARRRAVLDLAEQGAAVVVGDLADPEQTRQVADQVRHIGPMDAVIHNAGVGSGASVLPVNVIAPYRLCALIPVPQRLVFLSSSMHLGGHPVLEGLDWSGRRVTASYSDSKLFVTVLAAALARRWPGVLVHAVDPGWVPTRMGGANAPDDLRLGHLTQTWLATSRDGAVRESGGYWHHQRRVAPHPAVLDVAFQEALLDMLAQVTGTPLPDPAVA
- a CDS encoding S1 family peptidase, with product MNVESILLTTVRIQTFLGLQALTNATGFFFARDDRLFLVTSRHVVFDPDHHHHPDRLVIDLLVGEAHLSLATGFSLPLFANGQSLWRTCVDTAGEVDIAVLEVSRDAFPRDAVYRAFTPAHLPQHFEAIEVGSAVLVVGFPLGFQDNLHHLPVVRQAVIASSFGLRFQGQGYFLTDARTHRGTSGAPVVLRCADAGAPAFDLPWLLLGVHSARLDVGTRDLVLDEALGLNCAWYADALMTLTATGG
- a CDS encoding cold-shock protein; the protein is MATGTVKWFNESKGFGFITPDEGGEDLFAHFSAIQSKGFRTLTEGQKVSFDVTTGPKGKQASNITAE
- a CDS encoding DUF3568 family protein — its product is MSRRFGFKYGSLVAMTLLLTGCDPISLTALSMGAGVGVSHTLSGIIYKTFTAPLRKVERGSVIAMHNMAIHVVARKTNSEGERVITASAKDRDIEVLLEPLTPRTTRMRVIANNGVLKDRATAAEIVKQTERILSKA